From a single Arachnia propionica genomic region:
- a CDS encoding Na+/H+ antiporter family protein: MNAVVAAVLVMLILATFRVHVVLSLFLGALVGGLLSGIGLEATMVAFQEGLAGGARIALSYALLGAFAMAVAHSGLTQLLADSLIRRLDGQTSGQKTAFWVKWGMLAGIAAMAVMSQNLIPVHIAFIPLLIPPLLAIMTQLRLDRRAVACSITFGLVTTYMYLPLGFGKIFLEDILLGNIAKAGLNVEGVNVMVAMGIPALGMITGLLIAILVTYRKPRDYDPDAKVDIAAPAKVSTPKVIVAVVAIGASFVIQSWLTITDSKADPLLVGALVGLFVFIATGVVRRLEADEVFTSGMRMMALIGFIMITAQGFASVMKASGQVEPLVQATAGLFGDNKAMAAFAMLLVGLLVTMGIGSSFSTLPIITAIYVPLCMALGFSPLATVSIIGTAGALGDAGSPASDSTLGPTAGLNADGQHDHMRDTVIPTFLHFNLPLLAAGWVAAMVL; encoded by the coding sequence ATGAATGCCGTTGTCGCCGCCGTTCTCGTGATGCTGATTCTCGCCACCTTCCGAGTACACGTCGTGCTGTCGCTGTTCCTGGGAGCGCTAGTGGGTGGCCTGCTCTCCGGGATCGGCCTGGAGGCGACGATGGTCGCCTTCCAGGAAGGCCTGGCCGGTGGTGCACGCATCGCCCTGTCCTACGCGCTGCTCGGGGCCTTCGCCATGGCCGTCGCCCACTCCGGATTGACGCAGCTGCTCGCCGATTCCCTCATCCGCCGACTCGACGGCCAAACCTCCGGGCAGAAAACCGCCTTCTGGGTGAAGTGGGGCATGCTCGCGGGTATCGCCGCAATGGCCGTGATGAGCCAGAACCTGATCCCCGTGCACATCGCGTTCATTCCGCTGCTGATCCCGCCGCTGCTGGCGATCATGACCCAGCTGCGACTCGACCGTCGCGCCGTGGCCTGCAGCATCACCTTCGGTCTGGTCACCACCTACATGTACCTGCCACTCGGATTCGGGAAGATCTTCCTGGAGGACATCCTGCTGGGCAACATCGCAAAGGCTGGGCTCAACGTCGAGGGCGTCAACGTGATGGTGGCGATGGGCATTCCCGCGCTGGGCATGATCACGGGCCTGCTGATCGCGATCCTGGTGACCTACCGCAAACCCCGCGACTACGACCCCGACGCGAAGGTCGACATCGCCGCCCCCGCGAAGGTGAGCACACCGAAGGTGATCGTCGCCGTGGTCGCGATTGGTGCTAGCTTCGTCATCCAGTCCTGGCTGACGATCACCGATTCCAAGGCCGACCCGCTCCTCGTCGGCGCCCTGGTGGGCCTGTTCGTTTTCATCGCGACGGGCGTGGTGCGACGCTTGGAGGCCGATGAGGTGTTCACCTCCGGGATGCGCATGATGGCGTTGATCGGTTTCATCATGATCACCGCGCAGGGTTTCGCATCTGTGATGAAGGCCTCCGGACAAGTCGAACCCCTCGTCCAGGCCACCGCCGGGCTGTTCGGCGACAACAAGGCGATGGCGGCCTTCGCGATGCTCCTGGTCGGCCTGCTCGTGACCATGGGCATCGGGTCGTCGTTCTCCACCCTGCCGATCATCACCGCGATTTACGTCCCGCTGTGCATGGCGCTGGGTTTCTCGCCCCTGGCCACCGTCTCCATCATCGGCACGGCGGGCGCGCTGGGTGACGCGGGGTCCCCCGCCTCCGACTCGACCCTCGGCCCCACCGCGGGCCTGAACGCCGACGGCCAGCACGACCACATGCGCGACACCGTCATCCCCACCTTCCTGCACTTCAACCTGCCGCTGCTGGCCGCGGGCTGGGTGGCTGCCATGGTGCTCTGA
- a CDS encoding FtsK/SpoIIIE domain-containing protein: MDKLYSLYDAYIGASLWAIGISLTGAILAIRILVPLVIKAAARWRNFAGRRTINPGTWFAMQSRPLFKAQSMLLANSGLRELFAPASNFLKELTEEEKAKGVMSFGAAWLSPYPRAVKASIKANRGAARGKKLDAHAQVREVARCITVVPLEPRYGGGDDSQHFQISIDLHGHGAEEVARIEGKISSQLDLVELNPIPGHRGGRGVAYAAHRTAPIDTLMQTKIGVDFLRANPPKNPLSLPMALEECGEPFSLPTHHTLVLGTTGSGKSSPLNCLIFQQAEFVEQGISEFYGIDPKRSELRPYEDSWLFKEVVYSMEDAVQLIGHVAGILDKRSKANPIDLSKGELGRSMTPSKTHPMVFLVIDEMLSLIGDLQTNRETATLNQLTKIMAMGRSLNILIVGATQNADKAVLGWMRPNIGNPVVLRQPSSYYNDLFLGPDAAKRGFNSTTIAPANIANGYRTAGIGFTLGADGEPVKVRFAHLTDRDISELIQRHPGTGSAHQAAPAPQFSAPAVGSALTKEASLQEAAEVPERRSPEESQAAALMAALRRTQGR, from the coding sequence ATGGATAAGCTCTACTCGCTCTACGACGCTTACATTGGCGCGAGCCTCTGGGCCATCGGCATCTCACTTACCGGGGCCATCCTTGCCATCCGTATCTTGGTGCCTCTGGTCATCAAGGCGGCCGCCCGCTGGAGGAACTTTGCGGGACGCAGGACCATCAATCCCGGGACTTGGTTTGCCATGCAGAGCAGACCTCTCTTCAAAGCCCAGAGCATGCTTCTGGCCAACTCGGGCCTTCGGGAGCTGTTCGCCCCGGCCAGCAACTTCCTGAAGGAGCTGACGGAAGAAGAGAAGGCGAAGGGCGTCATGAGCTTCGGGGCAGCCTGGCTCAGTCCTTATCCCCGCGCGGTCAAGGCCAGCATCAAGGCCAATCGCGGCGCGGCCAGGGGAAAGAAATTAGATGCTCATGCACAGGTTCGAGAGGTGGCCCGCTGCATCACAGTGGTGCCGCTGGAGCCCCGATATGGAGGCGGAGATGATTCGCAGCACTTCCAGATTTCGATTGACCTGCATGGACACGGGGCTGAGGAAGTAGCCCGCATCGAAGGGAAGATATCATCTCAGCTGGACCTGGTGGAACTCAACCCTATTCCGGGTCACCGAGGGGGTCGAGGAGTAGCTTATGCGGCTCACCGAACGGCACCTATCGACACCTTGATGCAGACCAAAATCGGGGTTGACTTCCTCAGGGCTAATCCTCCAAAGAATCCGTTATCTCTACCCATGGCGCTGGAAGAGTGTGGGGAGCCTTTCAGCCTACCTACCCATCACACCTTGGTTCTGGGTACCACAGGAAGCGGGAAATCCTCGCCGCTGAACTGCCTAATCTTCCAACAAGCAGAGTTTGTGGAGCAGGGAATTTCAGAGTTCTACGGGATTGACCCAAAACGGTCTGAGCTTAGGCCTTATGAAGACTCATGGCTGTTTAAAGAAGTGGTGTACTCGATGGAAGATGCCGTGCAGCTCATCGGGCACGTTGCAGGCATCCTCGACAAGCGCTCCAAGGCCAACCCCATCGACCTCTCCAAAGGGGAGCTGGGACGGAGCATGACCCCCTCGAAGACCCATCCCATGGTCTTCCTGGTCATTGACGAGATGCTTAGCCTGATTGGAGACTTGCAGACCAATCGTGAGACTGCCACCCTGAATCAACTCACAAAAATCATGGCGATGGGGCGGTCTCTCAACATCCTCATCGTAGGAGCCACCCAGAACGCAGACAAGGCTGTCTTGGGATGGATGCGGCCAAACATCGGCAATCCCGTGGTTCTCAGGCAGCCTTCTTCCTACTACAACGACCTGTTCCTGGGGCCAGATGCAGCCAAGAGGGGTTTCAACTCAACTACGATTGCTCCAGCAAACATAGCTAATGGCTACCGCACCGCAGGCATTGGGTTCACCTTGGGGGCGGACGGTGAGCCTGTGAAGGTGCGCTTCGCACATCTGACAGACAGAGACATCTCCGAGCTGATTCAACGCCACCCTGGCACTGGCTCTGCTCACCAAGCTGCTCCAGCTCCTCAATTCTCCGCGCCCGCTGTCGGTTCCGCTCTGACCAAGGAAGCGAGCCTTCAAGAGGCCGCTGAAGTCCCCGAGAGGCGCTCTCCCGAGGAATCCCAGGCGGCAGCTCTGATGGCGGCTCTGCGTCGCACACAGGGCCGCTGA
- a CDS encoding TetR/AcrR family transcriptional regulator has protein sequence MRSVPTRTRARLREAALDLFHRHGYAQTSVTQIARAAGVSHMTFFRHFPTKESVVVGDLFDPLIATAAAAQPEELPPLERAVRGLLAALDDPAAEAELGSQEFRERIELIATTDSLRSAAWASGQATRDAIREALTTQDTRPREACVAAGAVIGAATSLLLAWADEPADEPAIQVLREGLKLLLGETR, from the coding sequence GTGAGATCCGTCCCCACCCGAACCCGGGCCAGGCTCCGGGAGGCCGCCTTGGACCTGTTCCACCGACACGGCTACGCCCAAACCTCCGTCACGCAGATCGCGAGAGCCGCGGGGGTTTCCCACATGACCTTCTTCCGACACTTCCCCACCAAGGAGTCCGTGGTCGTCGGCGACCTGTTCGACCCCCTCATCGCGACCGCGGCCGCCGCCCAGCCCGAAGAACTCCCGCCCCTGGAACGCGCCGTGCGCGGATTGCTCGCCGCCCTCGACGACCCCGCCGCCGAGGCCGAGCTGGGCTCACAGGAATTCCGGGAACGCATCGAGCTGATCGCCACCACCGACTCGCTACGGTCGGCAGCATGGGCCTCCGGGCAGGCCACCCGGGACGCGATCCGCGAAGCGTTGACGACGCAGGACACCAGGCCTCGCGAGGCCTGCGTGGCAGCGGGGGCCGTGATCGGTGCCGCGACGTCCTTACTCCTGGCCTGGGCGGATGAACCGGCGGACGAACCGGCGATCCAGGTCCTGCGGGAGGGTCTGAAGCTCCTGCTGGGAGAGACGCGGTGA
- a CDS encoding ABC transporter ATP-binding protein encodes MSPALALRGITRDLRGRRVLDNLDLVINPGECLALVGLNGAGKTTALRIALGMLRPGSGSAEVLGHDARTSGGEPWGAVGHLLELPFSYPELTARQNILASVALHGHDPRHVADHITGLADLLGLGDWLDVPARRLSLGTRQKVGLVAAMAHRPRLLVLDEPTNALDPLATAGLRGIIADLTRDGVAVLVTSHHFDELARIAHRVDVLHAGRVIDSLTPTGPDLEARFFRTVLAAEEHKEKERKR; translated from the coding sequence GTGAGTCCCGCGCTGGCACTCCGGGGCATCACCCGCGACCTGCGAGGCCGACGGGTTCTCGACAACCTGGATCTGGTCATCAACCCCGGCGAGTGCCTGGCACTGGTGGGCCTGAACGGCGCCGGGAAGACGACCGCCCTGCGCATCGCCCTGGGCATGCTGCGGCCCGGATCCGGGAGCGCCGAGGTCCTGGGGCACGACGCCCGGACCTCCGGCGGTGAACCGTGGGGCGCGGTCGGGCACCTGCTGGAGCTCCCGTTCTCCTATCCCGAGCTGACGGCCCGGCAGAACATCCTCGCCTCCGTCGCACTGCACGGCCACGATCCCCGGCACGTCGCGGATCACATCACCGGACTCGCCGATCTTCTCGGACTGGGCGACTGGCTGGACGTCCCGGCACGTCGCCTGTCGCTGGGTACCCGGCAGAAGGTCGGGTTGGTGGCGGCCATGGCCCACCGACCCCGGTTGCTGGTCCTCGACGAACCGACGAACGCCCTCGACCCGCTGGCTACCGCCGGGCTGCGCGGGATCATCGCGGATCTGACCCGTGACGGCGTGGCCGTTCTGGTGACGAGCCACCACTTCGACGAGCTGGCGCGGATCGCACATCGCGTCGACGTGCTGCACGCCGGTCGCGTCATCGACTCCCTCACCCCCACGGGACCCGATCTGGAGGCCAGGTTCTTCCGGACCGTGCTGGCCGCCGAAGAGCACAAGGAGAAGGAGAGGAAACGATGA
- a CDS encoding ABC transporter permease gives MIPGHVVGIEARKLTRSAVTRVATATALILAPATSAGGYAAATLAPDTQVGTKAAGLMTTVGWSGLTGLAAMGTGVTVLLAAGIVASWLVGREFTDGTVVGLFALPVGPGAIALAKLLVITAWSAALAVASGALTALAGICLGLPVTGAAGCAGTITLIGVLLGAGALPMAWFATLGRGYLAGIAAALGIVIVTNLAIGLGIGDLIPWATPVLWATSGGNTPPLALLLPLAAGFAGTILTTRSWGRLELGNR, from the coding sequence ATGATCCCCGGCCACGTGGTGGGCATCGAGGCCCGGAAACTCACACGGTCGGCCGTGACCCGGGTGGCGACGGCGACGGCACTGATCCTGGCGCCTGCCACCTCCGCGGGCGGATATGCGGCCGCGACGCTGGCCCCCGACACCCAGGTGGGCACGAAGGCGGCCGGGCTCATGACCACCGTAGGCTGGTCCGGTTTGACGGGGCTGGCGGCCATGGGAACCGGGGTCACCGTCCTGCTCGCCGCCGGGATCGTCGCGTCCTGGCTGGTGGGCCGGGAGTTCACCGATGGCACCGTGGTGGGTCTGTTCGCTCTCCCTGTCGGCCCGGGCGCGATCGCTCTGGCGAAACTGCTCGTCATCACCGCATGGTCCGCGGCGCTGGCCGTCGCATCCGGTGCACTGACGGCCCTGGCGGGCATCTGCCTGGGCCTGCCCGTCACCGGGGCTGCGGGCTGCGCAGGAACCATCACCCTGATCGGTGTACTCCTCGGGGCTGGTGCGCTGCCCATGGCATGGTTCGCGACCCTCGGACGCGGCTACCTGGCGGGGATCGCGGCCGCCCTGGGGATCGTGATCGTCACCAACCTGGCCATCGGTCTCGGCATCGGGGATCTCATCCCGTGGGCGACTCCCGTCCTGTGGGCCACCTCGGGCGGCAACACACCGCCCCTCGCCCTACTGCTCCCACTGGCGGCGGGCTTTGCAGGAACCATCCTCACGACGCGGTCCTGGGGTCGACTGGAGCTGGGAAATCGCTGA